Proteins encoded in a region of the Coraliomargarita parva genome:
- the nifJ gene encoding pyruvate:ferredoxin (flavodoxin) oxidoreductase translates to MNTNSISAPVRTIDATEAVASVAYRASEVISIYPITPSSGMAELCDEWASANKKNIWADVPEVVQLQSEGGVAGALHGSLQVGTLATTFTASQGLLLMIPNMYKIAGELTPFVMHVSARALATHALSIFGDHSDVMACRQTGFAMLASNSVQEAQDLALIAHAATLKCRVPFLHFFDGFRTSHEINKITTIEDSVIEAMIDMDAVSRVRARSLSPDTPSIRGTAQNPDVFFQAREAANSFYDGTAETVEAEMAKFAELTGRKYSLYEYEGPEDAEDVIVIMGSGAETAAQTAQALNAQGRRTGVLKIRLYRPLDVRRFLAAIPKTVRNIAVLDRCKEPGSVGEPLFIETVAAIEEGRQCGLLPDSFCPRVIGGRYGLGSKDFTPAMVKAIYDELPKPNPKRRFTVGIMDDVTMLSLPVEENVDIEPKEQIRAVFFGLGSDGTVGANKNSVKIIGEGTDNHAQGYFVYDSKKSGGITISHLRFGPHEIRAPYLVQKASFVACHQSQFLNQYDVLDYAADGAVFLLNSIYGPDTIWSNLPNPVQEAIVAKKLQFYVIDAYKVAREAGMGGRINTIMQTCFFAISGVLEREAAIAQIKKAIEKTYGKKGPEIVQKNFAAVDQALAGLHQVQVPDSAGSGYPMPPVVAEEAPDFVQRVTAMMLQEKGDLLPVSVFRPDGVWATGTSKWEKRNIAQEIPIWDPEVCIQCNKCVQACPHAAIRSNFYPIAELESAPACFRSSDFRVRDYPGNKFTIQVAPEDCTGCSLCVSVCPAKNKKNPRDKAINMRSHAENLVEERENYDFFLQLSKPDRSNLKEDVKFTQFREPLFEYSGACAGCGETPYLKMLTQICGDRLLMANATGCSSIYGGNLPTTPYTCDANGRGPAWANSLFEDNAEFGLGMRVAVDKKQDMAKLILQQMGDAIDAELVESLLTAEQGDEAGIAAQRERVEVLKSKLKEIDTPESKRLLDLADYFVEKSVWIVGGDGWAYDIGFGGLDHVIASGRNVNILVLDTEVYSNTGGQQSKATPIGAIAKFAAAGKPAGKKDLGMIAMNYGNVYVARVSLGAKDTQTVNAFYEAMRHPGPSIIIAYSHCIAHGFNLATGFEQQKLAVETGAWPLYRYDPSRALQGENPLKLDSRAPKTPLYVYTDNEARFRMLKLKNPERAKELGRHAQEFVDERFALYERMAQPYPKAEEETEA, encoded by the coding sequence GTGAACACAAATTCGATTAGCGCACCTGTTCGGACTATTGACGCAACCGAGGCGGTGGCATCCGTCGCCTACCGTGCCTCAGAAGTCATCTCCATTTACCCTATCACGCCTTCCTCCGGTATGGCCGAGCTCTGCGACGAGTGGGCCTCGGCCAACAAGAAGAACATCTGGGCCGATGTTCCGGAGGTGGTGCAATTACAGTCGGAAGGCGGTGTCGCCGGCGCCCTGCACGGATCATTGCAGGTCGGCACACTGGCCACGACTTTCACGGCCTCCCAGGGCCTACTCCTGATGATCCCCAACATGTACAAGATCGCCGGGGAGCTCACACCTTTCGTCATGCACGTCAGCGCCCGGGCGCTGGCCACCCATGCACTCTCGATTTTCGGCGACCATTCCGACGTGATGGCCTGCCGTCAGACCGGTTTCGCGATGTTGGCCTCGAACTCGGTCCAGGAAGCCCAGGACCTCGCCCTGATCGCGCATGCCGCAACCTTGAAGTGCCGCGTGCCGTTCCTTCATTTCTTCGATGGTTTCCGGACCTCTCACGAAATCAACAAGATCACAACGATCGAGGATTCGGTGATCGAGGCCATGATCGACATGGATGCCGTTTCGCGTGTGCGTGCCCGCAGTCTTTCCCCCGACACACCCTCGATTCGCGGCACGGCGCAAAACCCGGACGTTTTCTTCCAGGCGCGCGAAGCCGCCAACTCCTTCTACGACGGCACGGCCGAAACGGTCGAAGCCGAAATGGCGAAGTTCGCCGAGCTGACCGGGCGCAAGTATTCGCTGTATGAATACGAAGGTCCGGAAGACGCCGAAGACGTTATCGTGATCATGGGGTCGGGCGCCGAGACCGCGGCCCAGACAGCCCAGGCCCTGAATGCGCAAGGCCGCCGCACGGGCGTCTTGAAAATCCGCCTCTACCGCCCGCTGGATGTGCGTCGTTTCCTTGCCGCCATTCCCAAGACGGTTCGCAACATCGCCGTTCTGGACCGCTGTAAGGAGCCGGGTTCCGTGGGCGAGCCGCTCTTCATCGAGACCGTCGCCGCGATCGAGGAAGGCCGCCAGTGCGGATTGCTTCCGGACTCCTTCTGCCCGCGTGTGATCGGCGGACGCTATGGTCTGGGCTCGAAGGATTTCACGCCCGCCATGGTCAAGGCGATCTACGACGAACTGCCGAAGCCGAATCCGAAGCGCCGTTTCACCGTCGGGATCATGGACGACGTGACCATGCTTTCCCTGCCAGTCGAAGAGAATGTCGACATTGAGCCGAAGGAGCAAATTCGCGCCGTTTTCTTCGGTCTCGGTTCCGACGGCACTGTGGGAGCGAACAAGAACAGCGTGAAGATCATCGGCGAAGGTACCGACAACCACGCACAGGGGTACTTCGTGTATGACTCGAAGAAGTCCGGCGGGATTACGATTTCCCACCTCCGTTTCGGCCCGCATGAAATCCGCGCGCCGTACCTCGTGCAGAAAGCCAGCTTCGTAGCCTGCCACCAGTCGCAGTTCCTCAATCAATATGATGTGTTGGACTACGCAGCCGACGGTGCGGTTTTCCTTCTGAACAGCATTTACGGCCCGGATACCATTTGGTCGAACCTCCCGAATCCGGTGCAGGAAGCGATCGTGGCCAAGAAGCTTCAGTTCTATGTGATCGACGCCTACAAGGTGGCCCGTGAAGCGGGCATGGGTGGTCGTATCAATACGATCATGCAGACCTGTTTCTTTGCGATCTCCGGCGTCCTGGAGCGCGAAGCAGCGATTGCCCAGATCAAGAAAGCGATTGAAAAGACCTACGGCAAGAAGGGCCCGGAAATCGTCCAGAAGAATTTCGCCGCCGTCGACCAGGCACTGGCTGGTCTGCATCAGGTCCAAGTACCGGACAGTGCCGGCAGTGGCTATCCCATGCCGCCGGTGGTGGCCGAGGAAGCTCCCGACTTTGTGCAGCGTGTCACCGCGATGATGCTCCAGGAAAAGGGCGATCTGCTGCCTGTCAGCGTGTTCCGTCCCGACGGGGTCTGGGCCACGGGAACCAGTAAATGGGAGAAGCGCAACATTGCCCAGGAAATCCCGATCTGGGACCCTGAAGTCTGCATCCAGTGTAACAAGTGTGTGCAGGCCTGTCCGCACGCCGCCATCCGTTCCAACTTTTACCCGATTGCCGAACTGGAGAGTGCACCGGCCTGCTTCCGTTCCAGCGATTTCCGCGTACGGGATTATCCGGGCAACAAATTCACCATCCAGGTGGCGCCGGAAGACTGCACGGGCTGTTCGCTCTGTGTGAGTGTCTGCCCCGCGAAGAACAAGAAGAATCCCCGCGACAAGGCGATCAACATGCGCTCGCATGCCGAGAACCTGGTCGAAGAACGTGAAAACTACGACTTCTTCCTGCAGCTGTCCAAGCCGGACCGCAGCAACTTGAAGGAAGACGTGAAGTTCACGCAGTTCCGCGAACCGCTCTTCGAGTACTCCGGTGCCTGTGCCGGTTGCGGTGAAACGCCTTATCTCAAGATGCTGACCCAGATCTGCGGGGACCGTCTGCTCATGGCCAACGCCACCGGTTGTTCCTCGATCTATGGCGGGAACCTGCCGACCACGCCGTACACCTGCGACGCCAACGGCCGCGGACCGGCCTGGGCCAACTCACTCTTCGAGGACAATGCCGAATTCGGCCTCGGGATGCGTGTGGCGGTGGACAAGAAGCAGGACATGGCCAAACTGATCCTCCAGCAAATGGGGGATGCGATTGATGCCGAACTGGTGGAATCCTTGCTCACGGCCGAACAGGGCGATGAAGCCGGGATCGCCGCCCAGCGCGAGCGGGTCGAAGTCCTGAAGTCCAAGCTCAAAGAGATCGATACGCCGGAGTCCAAGCGCCTGCTCGATTTGGCGGATTACTTCGTCGAGAAGTCGGTTTGGATCGTCGGTGGTGACGGTTGGGCCTACGACATCGGCTTCGGCGGATTGGATCACGTCATTGCCTCCGGCCGCAATGTAAACATCCTGGTGCTCGATACCGAAGTGTATTCGAACACCGGCGGCCAGCAAAGCAAGGCCACGCCGATCGGGGCGATCGCCAAATTCGCCGCCGCCGGCAAGCCTGCCGGCAAGAAGGACCTTGGCATGATCGCCATGAATTACGGCAACGTTTACGTCGCCCGTGTTTCGCTCGGCGCGAAGGATACGCAGACGGTCAACGCCTTCTATGAGGCGATGCGCCATCCCGGACCTTCCATTATCATCGCGTACAGCCACTGCATTGCACACGGTTTCAATCTTGCTACCGGCTTCGAACAGCAAAAGCTGGCTGTTGAGACGGGCGCATGGCCGCTCTACCGCTACGATCCGTCTCGTGCCCTACAGGGCGAGAACCCGCTCAAGCTCGATTCCCGGGCACCCAAGACGCCGCTCTACGTCTATACGGACAACGAGGCGCGCTTCCGGATGCTTAAGTTGAAGAATCCCGAGCGTGCGAAGGAACTGGGCCGTCATGCCCAGGAATTCGTCGACGAGCGCTTCGCACTCTACGAACGCATGGCGCAGCCTTATCCCAAGGCCGAGGAAGAAACCGAAGCATAG
- a CDS encoding dihydroorotate dehydrogenase-like protein — protein sequence MNLETTYLGLKLKHPIISGASPLPDDLDKVRELEDAGIAAITMYSLFEEQITQNMVGAEAHIGAYENSFAEAISFFPEAGILERGVDNYVEQLSKVKSAVDVPVIGSLNGTREGPWVNYASLIQEAGADALELNLYFLPTDMEESAAAIEDRCVRIIQAIRDQIRIPLAVKLSPFYTALPHFARRLSKAGADSLVCFNRFYQPDIDTDTIDVRPSLDLSHSHELLLRLRWLAMLSERVPCELAVSGGVHTGVDAVKSIMSGAHAVQVVSTLLINGCRQVGEILDEMKKWMEEKEYDSLDTLRGCMNYSRCPDPEALERANYMRILKSWRA from the coding sequence ATGAATCTGGAAACCACATACCTGGGCCTGAAACTGAAACACCCGATCATCTCCGGCGCTTCGCCGCTGCCGGACGATTTGGATAAAGTCCGCGAGTTGGAGGATGCCGGTATTGCCGCCATCACGATGTACTCGCTCTTTGAAGAGCAAATCACCCAGAACATGGTGGGGGCGGAAGCTCACATCGGGGCCTACGAGAACTCCTTTGCTGAAGCGATCTCGTTCTTCCCCGAAGCCGGCATTCTGGAGCGCGGGGTGGACAATTATGTGGAGCAACTCTCGAAGGTGAAGAGTGCGGTGGATGTACCGGTTATCGGGTCTCTGAACGGCACCCGTGAAGGTCCCTGGGTCAACTATGCCAGCCTCATTCAGGAAGCCGGCGCGGACGCTCTTGAGCTGAATCTCTACTTTCTGCCGACCGACATGGAAGAGAGTGCCGCTGCGATTGAAGACCGCTGTGTGCGCATCATCCAAGCCATCCGCGACCAGATCCGGATCCCTCTGGCAGTGAAGCTGTCGCCGTTTTACACGGCACTGCCACACTTTGCGCGTCGCCTGTCCAAGGCCGGAGCGGACAGTCTGGTTTGCTTCAACCGCTTCTACCAGCCGGATATCGATACGGATACGATCGATGTGCGTCCGTCACTCGACCTGTCGCATTCGCATGAATTACTCCTGCGCTTACGCTGGTTGGCGATGCTGAGTGAACGGGTGCCCTGTGAATTGGCTGTTTCCGGCGGCGTCCACACCGGTGTCGATGCAGTCAAGTCGATCATGAGCGGCGCCCATGCCGTGCAAGTTGTTTCCACCTTACTGATCAATGGCTGCCGCCAGGTCGGTGAAATCCTCGATGAAATGAAGAAGTGGATGGAGGAGAAGGAGTATGACTCCCTGGATACCCTCCGTGGCTGCATGAATTACTCACGCTGTCCGGATCCCGAAGCTCTCGAACGCGCCAACTACATGCGCATCCTCAAGAGCTGGCGTGCCTAA
- a CDS encoding peptidylprolyl isomerase, with the protein MIRRLTLKPFLFSSIFLAAAAALPAQQPSADQVALLRLGNGIAAIAEGQIITQQELRKELEPIIPRLRVEARNQQEFNQRIEELSREVLQNMIDRIIIVKAAEKEGLMVPQSYIDQEYDEVIATDFGGDRAVFLEFLKTQGLTPRDFRADLYKRIVVNVMRQRNRMSQSEVSPERIEDFYVRNKLRFYQNEAVHLRQIILTSIADEGLPILRQTARTIMQELDNGTNFGDLARQYSQDDMSRRGGDWGWIERQDIRKELSEIAFDLEPGQYSQPVELNGTIFILYAEDKREEMIQPISMVRDIIEEVLSGEIARETQERWIRDLRSKSYIRYYM; encoded by the coding sequence ATGATCCGACGCCTCACTCTTAAGCCTTTTCTATTCAGCTCTATTTTCCTGGCTGCTGCAGCCGCGCTCCCCGCCCAACAACCGAGCGCCGATCAAGTCGCCCTGCTCCGCCTCGGCAACGGTATTGCCGCAATTGCAGAGGGACAGATCATTACCCAGCAGGAACTGCGCAAGGAACTGGAACCCATCATCCCCCGCCTGCGAGTCGAAGCCCGGAACCAACAGGAATTCAACCAACGGATTGAGGAACTCAGCCGTGAAGTCCTGCAAAACATGATCGACCGGATCATCATCGTGAAGGCGGCCGAGAAGGAAGGTTTGATGGTCCCGCAGTCGTACATCGACCAGGAGTATGATGAAGTGATCGCAACCGATTTCGGCGGTGACCGCGCCGTCTTCCTTGAATTCCTGAAGACCCAGGGGCTGACCCCCCGTGATTTCAGGGCTGACCTGTACAAGCGTATTGTGGTAAACGTCATGCGGCAGCGGAACCGCATGTCCCAATCGGAAGTAAGTCCCGAACGGATCGAAGACTTCTACGTCAGAAACAAGCTGCGCTTTTACCAGAACGAGGCCGTCCACCTCCGCCAAATTATTCTCACTTCCATTGCCGACGAAGGTCTCCCGATCCTTCGCCAGACCGCGCGCACAATCATGCAGGAGTTGGACAACGGCACGAATTTCGGAGACCTCGCCCGCCAATACAGCCAGGACGACATGAGCCGCCGTGGGGGTGACTGGGGCTGGATCGAGCGTCAGGATATCCGTAAGGAACTCAGCGAGATCGCCTTCGACTTGGAACCTGGCCAGTACAGCCAACCGGTCGAGCTCAACGGCACCATTTTTATCCTCTACGCCGAAGATAAGCGCGAGGAAATGATCCAGCCCATCAGTATGGTCCGCGACATCATCGAAGAAGTGCTCTCCGGTGAAATTGCCCGCGAGACCCAAGAACGCTGGATCCGCGACCTGCGCAGCAAGTCCTACATCCGCTACTACATGTAG
- the mfd gene encoding transcription-repair coupling factor: MSGRRTAEARLLHGVCNEARAAVAVRAALSENCRTSLLLVADPRRAIELAAEAKVYAEWFEAGDRLQILHFPERPPPDIDTQRRNDRICERLSVLSRILLAPEASRIIVCTPEALLGECPLRSQFEADRMELRAGGEYPFGPLVEQLTSGFDYDSEALCEHPGQLATRGGLLDIYPVDAKQPYRIDFFGDEIESIRSYDPTTQRTLESVHTLTIAAARGSEGGKTQSEGAFIAFLPPSPVLWILDDPSRLNRDHPYRFDTSAPPGCLRTWLQAMHARQNMGDRTTGLCEIDTDPQPFKGATRTGLQTEAVENYRVHPEAASVGFDRFESEQGARHKFEMQIADWAGKDQLQVCFFTAGTNESARIAELLADNPATARLSLQYREAGIASGFILRENGFPTKGKRGVVLITDNEYFGQRRKRLKAPEERARPSISQIDQLLDFTELADGDPLVHLQHGVCLFRGLSKLDIEGGSKEVISVEFAEQMTIHVPLHESHLLTRYVGLTKAAPKLGKIGGAAWEKTRRAAEVATLDFAAEMLNLHAKRSQGGGYAFPPDHAWQKAFEDAFPYQETPDQQHAIDAAKADMEKAEPMDRLICGDVGFGKTEVAIRAALKAVLAGKQVAVLVPTTVLCQQHFNTFRERMVQFPIIIDMVSRFRSSGQNKQILSNLAEGRIDIVIGTHRLLSKDVHFNNLGLLVVDEEQRFGVRQKERIKQLRADVDILTLSATPIPRTLYLALAGARAMSVIETPPVDRRPIETIVRSYDESLIKSAIQSEVDRGGQVFYLHNRVSTIEGVASKIEAMHPRLRIAVGHGQMEEGQLERIMTKFVAGDYDVLVCTTIIESGIDIPNCNTLIIEGADRFGLSQLYQIRGRVGRFNKQAYAYLLLHRHAALVDQAQKRLNALKQHNQLGAGFRIAMRDLELRGAGNLLGSQQSGHIAGVGFELYCQLLKQSVARLKGEPGSDRIRAEVKLDFIATGEGGGSSRRTTGTASFAAIKEAEYSNRASVVEAALPADYMAEPRLRIDFYRRLAMAPDRATVRSLAEELEDRFGRLPEAARVLVAVSEIRVLAEAAGVRRVETEGERLMCRMAQDSDRFLKTGTRFPRLSQKDPIKRLKEIQAYLARHSKG, translated from the coding sequence GTGAGTGGTCGGCGAACAGCAGAAGCCCGTTTACTGCACGGGGTATGCAACGAGGCGCGCGCTGCGGTCGCCGTCCGTGCCGCGCTGTCGGAAAACTGCCGGACCAGCCTGTTGCTGGTCGCGGACCCGCGCCGGGCCATTGAACTGGCCGCAGAGGCCAAGGTCTATGCGGAATGGTTTGAAGCCGGCGACCGGCTTCAAATCCTCCATTTCCCGGAGCGCCCGCCCCCGGACATCGATACCCAGCGGCGCAACGACCGGATCTGTGAGCGCCTTTCCGTATTGAGCCGGATACTGTTAGCGCCCGAGGCATCCCGGATTATCGTTTGCACCCCTGAAGCGCTTTTGGGCGAATGCCCCCTGCGCAGCCAGTTTGAAGCCGATCGCATGGAGTTGCGCGCAGGTGGGGAATACCCCTTCGGCCCACTGGTAGAGCAACTGACCTCGGGCTTTGATTATGACTCAGAGGCACTCTGCGAGCACCCCGGCCAGCTGGCTACCCGCGGGGGCTTGCTCGACATTTACCCGGTCGACGCCAAACAGCCCTATCGTATCGATTTTTTCGGTGATGAAATCGAGAGCATCCGCAGCTACGATCCGACGACCCAACGCACCCTTGAATCAGTCCACACACTCACAATCGCGGCCGCACGCGGCAGCGAGGGAGGCAAGACACAGTCCGAGGGCGCATTTATCGCATTTCTCCCTCCCTCGCCCGTACTTTGGATACTTGATGATCCGTCCAGACTGAACAGGGATCACCCCTACCGCTTCGATACGTCTGCGCCCCCAGGATGTCTGCGGACCTGGCTGCAGGCCATGCACGCCCGTCAGAACATGGGGGACCGCACGACCGGACTGTGCGAGATCGATACGGATCCGCAGCCCTTCAAGGGAGCCACACGGACCGGATTGCAGACGGAAGCCGTGGAAAACTACCGCGTCCACCCCGAAGCCGCTTCGGTCGGCTTCGATCGCTTCGAGTCAGAACAGGGCGCACGGCACAAGTTTGAGATGCAGATCGCCGACTGGGCGGGAAAGGATCAACTGCAGGTCTGTTTTTTCACTGCTGGAACCAATGAGAGTGCGCGAATCGCGGAACTTCTGGCCGATAATCCGGCCACCGCCCGCCTTTCTCTCCAATATCGCGAAGCCGGAATCGCATCCGGTTTCATACTCCGGGAAAACGGCTTTCCCACCAAGGGCAAGCGGGGTGTCGTCCTGATCACCGACAATGAATACTTCGGCCAGCGCCGCAAACGGCTCAAAGCCCCTGAAGAGCGGGCCCGCCCCAGCATCTCCCAGATTGACCAGCTACTGGACTTTACCGAACTTGCGGACGGCGATCCGCTCGTGCACCTACAGCATGGCGTCTGCCTCTTCCGCGGTCTCAGTAAGCTCGACATCGAGGGTGGTAGTAAGGAAGTCATCTCTGTCGAGTTTGCCGAACAGATGACGATACATGTGCCGTTACATGAATCCCACCTGCTCACACGCTATGTCGGCCTGACCAAGGCGGCTCCCAAACTCGGCAAAATCGGCGGCGCCGCCTGGGAAAAAACGCGCCGCGCAGCCGAAGTCGCGACCCTCGATTTCGCCGCGGAAATGCTCAATCTTCACGCCAAACGCAGTCAGGGCGGTGGCTATGCCTTCCCTCCCGACCATGCCTGGCAAAAGGCCTTCGAAGACGCATTCCCATATCAGGAAACGCCGGATCAGCAACATGCGATCGACGCGGCCAAGGCAGACATGGAGAAAGCGGAACCCATGGACCGGCTCATTTGCGGCGACGTCGGATTCGGGAAGACCGAGGTGGCCATTCGCGCCGCCCTCAAGGCCGTTCTCGCGGGCAAGCAGGTCGCCGTGCTGGTCCCGACGACTGTGCTCTGCCAGCAGCATTTCAATACCTTCCGCGAGCGGATGGTCCAGTTCCCGATCATCATCGACATGGTCAGCCGGTTCCGCAGCTCCGGCCAGAACAAGCAGATCCTCTCCAACCTGGCGGAAGGACGCATCGATATCGTGATCGGCACCCACCGCCTACTGAGCAAAGACGTCCATTTCAACAATCTCGGCCTCCTCGTCGTCGATGAGGAACAACGGTTCGGCGTGCGCCAAAAGGAGCGCATCAAGCAATTGCGTGCCGATGTCGACATCCTCACCCTCAGCGCGACCCCGATCCCGCGGACGCTCTACCTCGCCCTCGCCGGCGCGCGTGCGATGAGCGTGATCGAGACCCCGCCGGTAGACCGTCGGCCAATCGAGACAATCGTCCGCAGCTATGACGAAAGTCTGATCAAAAGTGCGATCCAGTCGGAGGTCGATCGGGGCGGACAGGTTTTTTACCTGCACAACCGGGTTTCCACCATCGAAGGGGTTGCCTCCAAGATCGAAGCGATGCATCCTCGACTTCGTATCGCAGTCGGCCACGGACAGATGGAGGAAGGCCAGTTGGAGCGAATCATGACCAAGTTCGTGGCCGGCGACTACGACGTACTCGTCTGTACCACGATCATTGAGTCCGGCATCGACATTCCGAATTGCAATACCCTGATCATCGAAGGAGCCGACCGCTTCGGGCTCTCGCAACTCTATCAGATCCGCGGACGTGTCGGTCGTTTTAACAAACAGGCTTATGCCTATTTGCTCCTGCACCGTCATGCCGCGTTGGTGGACCAGGCCCAGAAGCGTCTCAATGCCCTCAAGCAGCACAACCAGCTCGGAGCCGGCTTTCGCATCGCCATGCGCGACTTGGAGCTTCGCGGGGCCGGCAACCTACTGGGATCGCAGCAAAGCGGCCACATCGCCGGTGTGGGCTTCGAGCTCTATTGCCAGTTGCTCAAGCAGAGCGTGGCTCGACTCAAGGGGGAGCCCGGCTCCGACCGTATCCGGGCAGAGGTCAAACTCGACTTTATCGCAACCGGAGAAGGCGGCGGCAGTTCGCGCCGCACGACCGGGACTGCCAGCTTCGCCGCCATCAAGGAGGCCGAATACAGCAACCGGGCCAGTGTGGTGGAAGCCGCCCTGCCCGCCGACTATATGGCGGAACCACGGCTCCGTATCGATTTCTACCGGCGGCTGGCCATGGCTCCGGACCGCGCCACCGTACGCAGCCTGGCCGAGGAACTGGAAGACCGTTTCGGGCGTCTGCCTGAGGCCGCGCGCGTGCTCGTCGCGGTCAGTGAAATCCGAGTGCTGGCCGAAGCCGCGGGCGTACGACGGGTGGAAACCGAGGGGGAACGGCTGATGTGCCGCATGGCCCAAGACTCCGATCGTTTTCTCAAAACCGGCACCCGCTTTCCGCGCCTCAGCCAGAAGGATCCGATCAAACGGCTGAAGGAAATACAAGCTTACCTCGCACGGCACAGCAAGGGATAG
- the rnc gene encoding ribonuclease III produces the protein MSRIHSTLLQAIGYEFRDSTLLESALTHPSTEGDVVNYQRLEFLGDSVLGMLVADFLYHMHPDKPEGALDRMRAGLVNGSALAAKARELGLDRGLIVSDAQKEHLPEPSDAMLEDAFEALVAAIYLDGGIDSVRSWVRHQLQAEIEQAEQVSDRANPKGRLQEWSQREHAGLTPEYVLTAEEGPDHAKSYTVTVFIGDQKLASGSGSSKKAAETSAAEATLEQLLDR, from the coding sequence ATGAGCCGCATTCATTCCACCCTCCTTCAGGCAATCGGCTACGAGTTTCGGGACTCCACTTTACTCGAAAGCGCCCTGACCCACCCCAGCACAGAAGGGGATGTCGTTAATTATCAAAGGCTTGAATTCCTAGGTGACTCCGTCCTCGGCATGTTGGTGGCCGATTTCCTCTACCACATGCATCCGGACAAGCCGGAAGGCGCCTTGGATCGCATGCGGGCCGGCTTGGTGAACGGGAGCGCCCTCGCCGCCAAAGCCCGCGAGTTGGGCCTCGACCGTGGCCTGATCGTGAGCGACGCCCAGAAGGAGCATCTGCCGGAGCCCTCGGACGCGATGCTGGAAGACGCCTTCGAGGCGCTCGTGGCTGCCATTTACCTCGATGGAGGGATCGATTCTGTCCGCTCCTGGGTGCGACATCAGCTTCAAGCCGAGATTGAACAGGCCGAGCAAGTGTCCGACCGAGCCAACCCTAAAGGCAGGCTGCAGGAGTGGTCACAGCGGGAACACGCCGGACTGACCCCCGAGTACGTCTTGACTGCGGAAGAGGGTCCGGATCACGCGAAAAGCTACACGGTCACTGTTTTTATCGGCGACCAAAAGCTCGCCTCCGGTTCCGGCAGTTCCAAGAAGGCGGCGGAAACCAGTGCGGCGGAAGCCACGCTTGAACAGCTCCTGGACCGGTGA